From a region of the Comamonadaceae bacterium OTU4NAUVB1 genome:
- the glxR gene encoding 2-hydroxy-3-oxopropionate reductase: MKIGFIGLGIMGAPMALHLVNAGHELFYVRRGKVNPDIAASSAKALDNAREVARAADLVILMVPDTPDVEAVLFGADGVAEGLSAGKTVIDMSSISPIETKAFAKKIADLGCDYLDAPVSGGEVGAKAASLTIMVGGTEEAFAKAKPLFELMGKNITHVGGVGDGQTTKVANQIIVALNIAAVGEALLFASKAGADPAKVRQALMGGFASSRILEVHGERMIKRTFNPGFRIGLHQKDLNLALAGAKAIGVALPQTAGAAQLMGACAANGWDQLDHSALVKALELMANHDIAAG; the protein is encoded by the coding sequence ATGAAGATCGGTTTCATCGGCCTGGGCATCATGGGCGCGCCCATGGCGCTGCACCTCGTCAATGCCGGCCACGAGCTGTTCTACGTCCGGCGCGGCAAGGTCAACCCCGACATCGCCGCCAGCAGCGCCAAGGCGCTGGACAACGCCCGCGAGGTCGCCCGCGCGGCCGACCTCGTCATCCTGATGGTGCCCGACACCCCCGACGTGGAAGCCGTGCTCTTCGGCGCCGACGGCGTGGCCGAAGGCCTCTCGGCGGGCAAGACGGTCATCGACATGAGCAGCATCTCGCCCATCGAGACCAAGGCCTTCGCGAAGAAGATCGCCGACCTGGGCTGCGACTACCTCGACGCGCCGGTCTCCGGCGGCGAAGTGGGCGCCAAGGCCGCCAGCCTGACCATCATGGTCGGCGGCACCGAGGAAGCCTTCGCCAAGGCGAAGCCGCTGTTCGAGCTGATGGGCAAGAACATCACGCACGTCGGCGGCGTCGGCGACGGCCAGACCACCAAGGTCGCCAACCAGATCATCGTGGCGCTGAACATCGCCGCCGTCGGCGAGGCGCTGCTGTTCGCCAGCAAGGCCGGCGCCGATCCCGCCAAGGTGCGCCAGGCGCTGATGGGCGGCTTCGCTTCCAGCCGCATCCTGGAAGTGCACGGCGAACGCATGATCAAGCGCACCTTCAATCCCGGCTTCCGCATCGGGCTGCACCAGAAGGACCTGAACCTGGCCCTGGCCGGCGCCAAGGCGATCGGCGTCGCGCTGCCGCAGACCGCCGGCGCGGCCCAGCTCATGGGCGCCTGCGCGGCCAACGGCTGGGACCAGCTCGACCATTCGGCGCTCGTCAAGGCGCTGGAGCTGATGGCCAACCACGACATCGCCGCCGGCTGA